A stretch of Flavobacteriales bacterium DNA encodes these proteins:
- a CDS encoding fasciclin domain-containing protein, producing the protein MKKLLVPVTILALALGTSFSSCNKDDDDNDPQSNIVELASANSDLSSLVAAVQRAGLVDALSDASANYTVFAPTNAAFATFLSANGFNSVDEVPVEVLSQILLNHVLGTEIKAADVTTGYFNTLATYSTTTSNIDMFINTASGVVINGGSTVITTDVDASNGVVHVVDAVIGIPKVPTFAVANPNFSILVQALTRTDLTTNYATFLEGDGPFTVFAPTNDAFAALLAELSASSLADIDATTLEAVLTYHVANGNVLAGALTESMMVPTAQGGSFTISLTGGAEITDGAGRETNIIATDIQGSNGVIHAIDRVLIPS; encoded by the coding sequence ATGAAAAAATTACTTGTTCCAGTAACCATCCTTGCCCTGGCGCTTGGAACCTCGTTCTCATCTTGCAATAAAGACGATGACGACAATGACCCACAATCAAATATTGTTGAACTAGCTTCTGCCAATAGTGATCTTAGTTCATTGGTCGCAGCTGTTCAGCGTGCCGGACTTGTTGACGCACTGAGCGATGCTTCAGCAAACTACACTGTTTTCGCACCAACAAATGCGGCTTTCGCTACGTTTCTTAGCGCCAACGGATTCAACTCTGTTGATGAAGTGCCAGTTGAGGTTCTATCACAGATTTTGCTTAACCACGTTCTCGGAACTGAAATTAAAGCAGCAGACGTAACAACTGGTTACTTCAACACGCTTGCTACCTACAGCACCACTACCAGCAACATCGATATGTTCATCAACACTGCTAGCGGTGTAGTTATCAATGGTGGTTCTACTGTAATAACAACAGATGTGGATGCTTCAAACGGAGTTGTTCACGTGGTTGATGCGGTTATCGGAATTCCTAAAGTGCCAACATTTGCTGTTGCAAACCCTAATTTCAGCATCTTGGTGCAAGCGCTTACAAGAACCGACCTGACTACTAATTACGCTACTTTCCTAGAAGGAGATGGTCCTTTCACAGTATTTGCACCGACAAACGATGCATTTGCTGCACTTCTTGCCGAATTGAGCGCTTCAAGCCTTGCAGACATAGATGCAACTACGTTAGAAGCAGTTCTTACTTACCACGTTGCTAACGGAAACGTGCTTGCCGGTGCTTTAACTGAAAGTATGATGGTACCAACTGCACAAGGTGGTTCATTTACAATCAGCCTAACTGGTGGAGCCGAGATCACAGATGGTGCTGGTCGCGAAACCAACATCATTGCTACTGACATTCAAGGCAGCAACGGTGTGATTCATGCCATAGACCGCGTATTGATTCCATCTTAA
- the gldN gene encoding gliding motility protein GldN → MKTLLIALVIGSLMFICTTLDAQNINDGVYINETNILRDPIPYSPLREADVMWATRVWRKIDLREKMNHPFYFPIESIRDRRSLVQVLVESVDEGSLTAYDPLDDEFTRTLTMAEVKSKLKRIDTMWIPSPDPPYDPQMVIVEEEFDPSTVKEIRLKEEWFFDRQRSVMDVRIIGIQPVADNIDRTTGEVRGKEPMFWVYFPEARNIFANVDVFNRQNDAERKTLDDIFWKRMFGSYIYKVQNVYDRQIADYTVNGLDQMLEAERIKDDIFVMESDLWEY, encoded by the coding sequence ATGAAAACCCTACTTATTGCTTTGGTCATCGGTTCACTCATGTTCATATGCACCACATTAGATGCGCAAAACATTAATGACGGTGTCTACATCAACGAAACCAACATTCTGAGAGATCCAATACCATATTCGCCTCTTCGCGAAGCGGATGTGATGTGGGCAACGCGGGTTTGGCGAAAGATCGATCTGCGAGAAAAGATGAATCATCCGTTTTACTTTCCCATAGAAAGCATCAGAGACAGAAGAAGCCTTGTCCAGGTTTTGGTCGAATCTGTTGATGAAGGAAGCTTGACTGCCTATGATCCGTTGGATGACGAGTTTACCCGAACCTTGACAATGGCCGAGGTGAAAAGCAAGTTAAAGCGTATTGATACGATGTGGATTCCATCGCCTGATCCTCCTTATGATCCACAAATGGTAATTGTGGAAGAGGAATTTGATCCTTCCACCGTTAAGGAAATTAGGTTGAAGGAAGAATGGTTCTTTGATAGGCAGCGTTCCGTGATGGATGTTCGAATTATTGGTATTCAACCGGTGGCAGACAACATCGATCGTACTACGGGAGAAGTGAGAGGGAAGGAACCGATGTTCTGGGTTTACTTTCCAGAAGCGAGAAACATATTCGCGAATGTGGATGTGTTTAACCGACAGAATGATGCGGAGCGAAAAACGCTTGACGACATTTTTTGGAAACGGATGTTCGGATCTTACATCTATAAGGTTCAGAACGTGTACGATCGACAGATTGCAGATTACACGGTAAATGGTCTGGATCAGATGCTGGAAGCTGAACGTATCAAAGACGACATCTTTGTGATGGAAAGTGACCTTTGGGAGTATTGA
- a CDS encoding isocitrate lyase, with protein sequence MGNQPSYVSALETVQKLKAKYGTAWGEINPEHAARMYTQNRFKTGLDIAKYTAAIMREDMAAYDADHSKYTQSLGAWHGFVAQQTMIAVKKHHKTTKGRYIYLSGWMVAALRSEFGPLPDQSMHEKTSVPKLIAEIYDFLKQADATELNDLFRRKVAGENVQDLIDNFETHVVPIIADIDAGFGNEEATYLLAKKMIEAGACALQIENQVSDVKQCGHQDGKVTVPHAEFHAKINALRYAFLELGVEEGIIVARTDSEGAGLTQTIPVSNEPGDLASQYISFLKTEEIDIADAKDDEVLIKKGGKLHRPSRLASGLFEFAQGTNIDRVVLDCITSLQAGADLLWIETPTPDVDAIAAMVNRIKEQAPNAKLVYNNSPSFNWTLNFRKQAYKRWEAAGKDLSAYDANDLMNAKYDDSELAIEADQKIRTFQADSARVSGVFHHLITLPTYHTTALHMNDLSQGYFGEEGMLAYVGGVQRQEIRKGVSCVKHQRMAGSDLGDDHKEFFAGDKALKAGGAKNTANQFEVAH encoded by the coding sequence ATGGGAAATCAACCTAGTTATGTTTCGGCTCTAGAAACAGTTCAAAAACTCAAAGCAAAATATGGTACTGCTTGGGGAGAAATAAACCCTGAACACGCAGCTCGCATGTACACACAAAACCGTTTTAAAACGGGATTGGATATTGCAAAATACACGGCAGCAATCATGCGTGAAGACATGGCCGCTTATGATGCAGACCATTCTAAGTACACGCAATCATTGGGTGCATGGCACGGGTTTGTGGCGCAACAGACGATGATCGCTGTCAAGAAACATCACAAAACAACCAAAGGAAGATACATCTATTTGTCTGGTTGGATGGTTGCAGCGTTACGTTCTGAGTTTGGTCCGCTTCCTGATCAATCTATGCACGAAAAAACATCTGTGCCGAAATTGATCGCGGAGATCTATGATTTCTTGAAGCAAGCTGATGCAACTGAGTTGAACGACCTTTTCCGCAGAAAAGTGGCAGGAGAAAATGTTCAAGATCTGATTGATAATTTCGAAACACATGTTGTTCCAATTATCGCTGATATCGATGCTGGTTTTGGTAACGAAGAAGCCACTTACTTACTGGCCAAAAAGATGATTGAAGCTGGTGCTTGTGCCCTTCAAATTGAAAACCAAGTTTCAGATGTTAAGCAATGTGGTCACCAAGATGGTAAAGTAACTGTTCCTCACGCTGAATTCCACGCTAAAATCAATGCATTACGTTATGCATTCTTAGAGCTTGGTGTTGAAGAAGGTATTATCGTTGCACGTACGGATTCTGAAGGTGCTGGTCTGACACAAACTATTCCTGTATCCAATGAGCCAGGAGATCTGGCCTCTCAATACATTAGCTTCTTAAAAACAGAAGAAATCGACATCGCTGATGCTAAAGATGACGAAGTATTGATCAAGAAAGGTGGCAAATTACACCGTCCATCTCGTTTAGCTTCAGGTTTATTTGAGTTTGCTCAAGGAACGAACATTGATCGTGTTGTGTTAGATTGTATTACTAGCTTACAGGCTGGGGCGGATCTACTTTGGATTGAAACACCAACGCCAGACGTAGATGCAATTGCTGCAATGGTTAACAGAATCAAAGAGCAAGCGCCAAATGCTAAATTGGTGTACAATAACTCACCATCATTCAACTGGACCTTGAACTTCCGTAAGCAAGCCTACAAGCGTTGGGAAGCTGCAGGAAAAGACCTTTCTGCATACGATGCAAACGATCTGATGAATGCGAAATACGATGATTCTGAATTGGCCATTGAAGCGGATCAGAAGATCAGAACGTTCCAAGCAGACTCTGCAAGGGTATCAGGTGTTTTCCATCACTTGATCACGCTGCCAACTTACCACACAACAGCTCTACACATGAACGACCTTTCTCAAGGTTATTTCGGAGAAGAAGGCATGTTGGCTTACGTAGGTGGTGTTCAGCGTCAGGAGATCCGCAAAGGTGTTTCTTGTGTGAAACATCAGCGTATGGCCGGTTCCGACCTTGGCGATGATCACAAAGAGTTCTTTGCAGGCGACAAGGCGCTAAAGGCTGGTGGTGCTAAAAACACAGCAAATCAGTTTGAGGTAGCGCACTAA
- the aceB gene encoding malate synthase A, producing the protein MEGVEIKGELKTGYEEILTPEAIAFVVKLHRAFNGRRKELLAARQGRQAEIDNGKFPDFLPETAHIRESEWTVAPLPEDLLDRRVEITGPVDRKMVINALNSGAKMFMADFEDSNSPSWDNNVGGQINLRDANKRTISYENPDNGKKYALNDKIATLLVRPRGWHLLEKGLMIDGEPCSGGLFDFGLYFFHNVHQLLENGSGPYFYLPKMESHLEARLWNDAFVMAQNELGIEQRTIKATVLIETILASFELHEILWELKDHSAGLNCGRWDYIFSYIKRFRNHPEFIVPNRDQVTMASPFMDAYSRLVIQTCHKRNVHAMGGMAAFIPIKGDEAANEAAVNKVKNDKIREAKNGHDGTWVAHPGLVQTALDVFNEYMPTPNQIDVKRENDVITAADLIAVPEGTISEAGVRKNINVGILYLESWLRGNGAAAIYNLMEDAATAEISRTQVWQWIQRGAEMEDGRTVTYAMVEGFIPSELEKIEDYVGTEAYTNGKFELATELFKKLVATEEFEEFLTLNAYNYI; encoded by the coding sequence ATGGAAGGCGTTGAGATAAAAGGAGAATTGAAGACTGGATATGAGGAAATCCTTACTCCAGAAGCCATTGCATTTGTTGTAAAACTGCACCGTGCATTCAACGGAAGAAGAAAGGAATTGCTTGCTGCCCGACAAGGACGCCAAGCGGAAATTGACAACGGAAAGTTTCCTGATTTCTTGCCAGAAACGGCACACATCCGCGAAAGCGAATGGACGGTTGCTCCACTTCCTGAAGACCTATTAGATAGACGAGTTGAGATAACTGGTCCGGTTGACCGTAAAATGGTGATTAACGCATTGAACTCAGGCGCCAAGATGTTCATGGCTGATTTTGAGGACAGTAATTCTCCATCTTGGGATAATAACGTTGGCGGACAGATTAATCTTCGTGATGCCAACAAGCGCACGATATCTTACGAAAATCCAGACAACGGCAAGAAATACGCGTTGAACGATAAAATCGCAACACTGCTTGTCCGTCCACGTGGATGGCATTTATTGGAAAAAGGATTGATGATTGATGGCGAGCCTTGTTCAGGTGGACTTTTCGATTTCGGTCTTTATTTCTTCCATAATGTTCACCAATTGTTGGAGAACGGAAGTGGTCCTTACTTCTACCTTCCTAAAATGGAAAGCCATTTGGAAGCGCGTTTATGGAACGATGCGTTCGTAATGGCGCAAAACGAATTGGGAATTGAGCAACGAACAATCAAAGCGACTGTTCTTATCGAAACTATTCTTGCCTCTTTCGAACTACACGAAATTCTTTGGGAGCTGAAAGACCACTCTGCAGGTTTGAACTGCGGACGTTGGGATTACATCTTCTCTTACATCAAGCGTTTTAGAAATCATCCAGAATTTATCGTTCCGAACAGAGACCAAGTAACAATGGCTTCTCCATTTATGGATGCCTACTCACGATTGGTTATCCAAACCTGTCACAAACGAAACGTTCACGCCATGGGCGGAATGGCAGCTTTCATTCCTATTAAAGGAGATGAGGCAGCCAATGAAGCCGCTGTGAATAAGGTGAAAAACGATAAGATTCGCGAAGCGAAAAACGGACACGATGGAACGTGGGTTGCACACCCAGGATTGGTTCAAACAGCATTGGATGTATTCAATGAATATATGCCAACCCCGAATCAAATTGACGTGAAGCGCGAGAATGACGTGATTACCGCTGCTGATCTGATTGCCGTTCCTGAAGGAACCATCAGCGAGGCGGGTGTGCGGAAAAACATCAACGTGGGTATTCTTTACCTCGAAAGCTGGTTGCGCGGAAACGGAGCTGCTGCCATCTACAACCTGATGGAAGATGCTGCAACTGCCGAAATCTCAAGAACGCAGGTTTGGCAATGGATTCAGCGTGGCGCTGAAATGGAAGACGGCCGAACCGTGACTTACGCCATGGTAGAAGGTTTCATTCCGTCAGAGCTTGAAAAAATTGAGGATTACGTTGGAACGGAGGCTTACACCAACGGAAAATTTGAATTGGCAACCGAGCTTTTCAAGAAGCTGGTTGCAACTGAGGAATTCGAGGAATTCCTTACCCTGAACGCATACAATTACATCTAA
- a CDS encoding helix-turn-helix domain-containing protein produces the protein MSRSEENIKLIFGLKLKQFRTAKKLSLTELAEKSGLSISYINEIEKGKKYPKAEKISTLANSLDVPYDKLVSLKLDKQLSPVGEILNSRLLDELPLELFGIDKGKLIEIIASAPLKVSAFISTIAQISSTYNLTQENFYFAMLRSYQEMHENYFEELEREAARFRKEYELPETGSISSEVLRNILLNKFGYNVEENDLSEFPELTHIRSVFIEDAKKILINAKMAENQKAFLYAKEIGYQFLEMSGERALMTPWPRATSFDHVLNNSRASYFAGALLISPEGLAKQLERFFAQPKWDDKGLLNILETYNSSPEMFVLRLINIIPKYFGLSGMFFMRFDHKSNENETSLKKQLHLSRTRNPKKITLLEKYCRTWADEMIFNDLGKTPKAHCHRFVTENQRQSFFVMALSRPMKRNPNAALSVMIGFEENTTFAKKVGFADDASIGTTVMEIDSSELQREEEFRNIKTAMKALMESQKATAVSELTD, from the coding sequence ATGTCACGGAGCGAAGAAAATATCAAACTCATTTTTGGGCTGAAACTCAAGCAGTTCCGTACGGCCAAAAAATTGTCGTTGACTGAATTGGCGGAGAAATCTGGACTTTCAATATCTTATATCAACGAGATAGAAAAGGGAAAGAAGTATCCGAAAGCGGAGAAGATTTCTACGTTGGCCAACTCGCTTGATGTGCCTTACGATAAGCTTGTTTCGCTGAAATTGGATAAGCAGCTTTCGCCTGTTGGAGAGATATTGAACTCCCGTTTGTTGGATGAACTTCCCTTGGAGCTGTTCGGGATTGATAAGGGCAAATTGATAGAGATCATTGCCAGTGCGCCACTGAAGGTTTCGGCATTTATCAGCACCATCGCGCAGATTTCGAGCACATATAACTTGACGCAGGAGAATTTCTACTTCGCCATGTTGCGCTCGTATCAAGAGATGCACGAAAATTATTTTGAGGAATTGGAGCGGGAAGCGGCCCGCTTCAGGAAAGAATATGAATTGCCTGAAACTGGAAGCATTTCATCGGAGGTGTTGCGAAATATTCTACTGAATAAATTCGGGTACAACGTAGAGGAGAACGACCTCAGTGAGTTTCCGGAATTGACACACATTCGTTCGGTTTTTATCGAGGATGCGAAGAAGATTTTGATCAATGCTAAGATGGCTGAAAACCAGAAGGCGTTTCTCTATGCCAAGGAAATTGGCTACCAATTTTTGGAGATGAGCGGAGAGCGCGCCTTGATGACGCCTTGGCCGCGTGCCACGAGTTTTGATCACGTGCTGAACAACAGTCGCGCGAGTTATTTTGCTGGTGCGCTACTTATTTCGCCCGAAGGTTTGGCTAAGCAGCTAGAACGATTTTTCGCACAGCCGAAATGGGACGATAAAGGCTTGCTGAATATTTTGGAGACGTATAATAGTTCGCCCGAGATGTTCGTGCTAAGACTCATTAATATCATTCCAAAATATTTTGGGTTGAGTGGTATGTTCTTCATGCGTTTCGACCATAAGAGCAACGAAAATGAGACTTCGTTGAAGAAGCAGTTGCATCTTTCGCGAACACGTAATCCAAAGAAAATCACCTTGCTGGAGAAGTATTGTCGCACATGGGCTGACGAGATGATTTTCAATGATCTTGGAAAAACACCAAAGGCGCATTGCCATCGGTTTGTGACTGAAAATCAACGCCAAAGCTTTTTTGTGATGGCGCTGAGCCGTCCGATGAAACGGAACCCGAATGCAGCTTTGAGTGTGATGATCGGATTTGAGGAGAACACGACATTCGCCAAGAAAGTTGGATTTGCTGACGATGCATCCATTGGAACAACCGTGATGGAAATTGATAGCAGTGAACTGCAACGCGAAGAGGAATTCCGAAATATCAAAACTGCGATGAAAGCGCTGATGGAAAGTCAAAAGGCTACCGCAGTGAGCGAACTCACCGACTGA
- a CDS encoding glycosyltransferase family 2 protein, translating to MATKPIIDVIIPAYNEEQSIGLVLDEIPKSLVRNVVVANNNSSDRTGEIAKQHGAIVVFQPEPGYGNACLKAMEFIALQEIKPDIIVFLDGDHSDYPEELPEVVQPILDGNADMVIGSRALGKSESGSLTPQQVFGNWLATRMLQLFYGVKFTDLGPFRAIRYESLLQLNMVDRNYGWTVEMQIKAAKQKLRSVEVPVDYRVRIGESKVSGTIKGTIGAGYKIILTLFKYL from the coding sequence ATGGCTACGAAACCGATCATTGACGTTATTATTCCCGCGTACAACGAGGAGCAATCTATCGGTTTGGTGCTGGACGAAATTCCGAAATCGTTGGTTCGGAATGTGGTAGTGGCGAACAATAATTCGTCTGATAGAACGGGAGAAATTGCCAAACAGCACGGAGCGATTGTCGTATTTCAGCCCGAACCTGGTTACGGAAATGCGTGCCTGAAAGCCATGGAATTCATCGCGCTGCAGGAAATCAAACCAGACATCATTGTGTTTTTGGATGGTGACCATTCTGATTACCCAGAAGAATTGCCTGAGGTGGTGCAACCGATTCTTGATGGAAATGCTGATATGGTTATCGGTTCGCGAGCGTTGGGAAAGTCGGAAAGCGGGAGTCTCACACCGCAGCAAGTATTTGGCAATTGGTTGGCTACGCGAATGTTGCAGTTGTTTTACGGAGTGAAGTTCACCGACCTCGGGCCGTTCCGGGCTATCCGATACGAAAGTCTGTTGCAATTGAATATGGTTGATCGTAACTACGGTTGGACGGTGGAAATGCAGATTAAAGCCGCCAAGCAAAAGCTCCGAAGTGTTGAAGTTCCAGTGGATTACCGGGTCCGCATCGGGGAGTCAAAAGTCTCGGGCACGATAAAAGGGACGATTGGTGCGGGTTACAAGATCATTCTTACCCTTTTCAAATACCTTTGA
- a CDS encoding glycosyltransferase family 2 protein — translation MVLGYVLLVVYIICLLAILVYSLVQGHLTILYLRSKKKGAEIVPELPKDLPFVTVQLPVYNELYVVERLIRRVAQLDYPLDRFEIQVLDDSTDESVELAGNIVAELRKTGLDIQHIRRDERVGFKAGALSYGMNLAKGEFIAIFDADFLPEKDFLMKTLPYFQDENIGLVQTKWEHLNRNYNLLTRLLSMALDAHFTIEQRGRNSNGDFMNFNGTAGVWRRTCIETSGGWSADTLTEDLDLSYRAQLKGWKMKYLEEQTSPAEIPAFIQAIRSQQYRWNKGGAEVARRNFTNVMKADLPLHVKFHALFHLFNTGIFICIFLAALVSVPLLYFMAETGLANELMKYAAVFFLGFFFLSGFFWTTIRQRHANAWSATAWFVLFFPIFLSLSMGLSLYNAIAVSEGYLGIRSPFIRTPKYNIVGKNSDLTNNKYFVSRPPFIVLFEALLALYFLGAIIWAIHVGYYAFIPFHVLLTLGFAGITFYTIKHSFLRI, via the coding sequence ATGGTTCTCGGGTACGTTCTTCTTGTCGTTTACATCATTTGCCTGCTCGCCATTCTGGTCTATAGTCTGGTTCAAGGACATCTCACTATTCTTTATTTACGTTCGAAGAAAAAGGGTGCAGAAATAGTGCCCGAACTACCAAAGGACTTGCCTTTTGTGACCGTTCAATTGCCCGTTTATAACGAGTTGTATGTGGTTGAACGCTTGATCAGACGCGTAGCTCAATTGGATTATCCGCTGGATCGATTTGAAATCCAAGTGTTGGATGACAGCACCGATGAATCGGTGGAACTGGCGGGCAATATTGTTGCAGAGCTGCGGAAAACAGGCTTGGACATTCAGCATATTCGCAGAGACGAGCGAGTAGGTTTCAAGGCTGGCGCTCTGTCGTACGGAATGAACCTGGCGAAGGGCGAATTCATTGCCATTTTTGATGCCGATTTTCTTCCCGAGAAGGATTTTCTGATGAAGACCTTGCCGTATTTCCAAGACGAGAATATCGGTTTGGTACAAACGAAATGGGAGCACCTCAATCGAAATTACAATTTACTGACGCGCTTGCTTTCGATGGCCTTGGATGCGCATTTTACCATTGAGCAGCGCGGCCGGAATTCAAATGGCGATTTCATGAACTTCAACGGAACGGCAGGCGTTTGGAGACGAACATGCATCGAAACGTCTGGCGGTTGGAGTGCTGATACGCTTACTGAAGATCTTGATCTCAGCTATCGCGCGCAGCTGAAAGGTTGGAAGATGAAGTACTTGGAAGAGCAGACTTCGCCAGCGGAAATTCCTGCATTCATTCAAGCCATTCGTTCGCAGCAATACCGTTGGAACAAGGGCGGGGCGGAGGTAGCACGGAGAAATTTTACGAATGTGATGAAGGCTGATCTGCCGCTGCACGTCAAGTTTCACGCGTTGTTCCATCTGTTCAACACCGGCATTTTCATTTGCATTTTCCTTGCGGCCTTGGTCAGCGTGCCGTTGCTCTATTTTATGGCAGAAACAGGTTTAGCGAACGAACTGATGAAGTATGCGGCTGTGTTCTTTCTTGGTTTTTTCTTCCTATCGGGATTCTTTTGGACAACCATCCGTCAGAGGCACGCCAATGCGTGGAGTGCAACAGCTTGGTTCGTGCTGTTTTTCCCTATTTTTCTGAGTCTGTCAATGGGCCTTTCGCTTTACAATGCCATTGCGGTTTCGGAGGGATACTTGGGCATCCGTTCGCCTTTCATCCGAACTCCGAAGTACAATATTGTGGGGAAGAATTCGGATTTGACGAACAATAAATATTTTGTATCGCGGCCACCTTTTATCGTATTGTTTGAGGCACTTTTGGCGCTCTATTTCTTAGGCGCAATTATTTGGGCCATTCATGTCGGTTATTACGCTTTCATTCCGTTTCACGTGCTGCTGACCTTGGGTTTTGCAGGCATTACGTTTTACACCATTAAGCATAGTTTTCTTAGAATCTGA